One segment of Mastomys coucha isolate ucsf_1 unplaced genomic scaffold, UCSF_Mcou_1 pScaffold23, whole genome shotgun sequence DNA contains the following:
- the Rpl14 gene encoding 60S ribosomal protein L14: MVFRRYVEVGRVAYISFGPHAGKLVAIVDVIDQNRALVDGPCTRVRRQAMPFKCMQLTDFILKFPHSARQKYVRKAWEKADINTKWAATRWAKKIDARERKAKMTDFDRFKVMKAKKMRNRIIKTEVKKLQRAAILKASPKKAAVAKAAIAAAAAAAAKAKVPAKKATGPGKKAAGQKAPAQKASGQKAAPPAKGQKGQKTPAQKAPAPKAAGKKA; the protein is encoded by the exons ATG GTGTTCAGGCGTTACGTGGAGGTTGGCCGGGTGGCCTACATTTCCTTTGGGCCCCATGCTGGAAAGCTGGTCGCAATTGTAGATGTTATCGATCAGAACAGG GCTTTAGTGGATGGACCCTGTACTCGGGTGAGGAGACAGGCCATGCCTTTCAAATGCATGCAGCTCACTGACTTCATCCTCAAGTTCCCACACAG TGCCCGCCAGAAGTATGTACGAAAAGCTTGGGAGAAGGCAGACATCAATACGAAATGGGCAGCCACAAGATGGGCCAAGAAAATTGATGCCAGAGAAAGG aaaGCCAAGATGACAGACTTTGATCGTTTCAAAGTCATGAAGGCAAAGAAAATG AGGAACAGAATAATCAAGACTGAAGTAAAGAAACTTCAAAGAGCTGCTATCCTGAAAGCGTCTCCTAAAAAAGCAGCTGTTGCTAAAGCCGCCATTGCGGCCGCAGCGGCGGCGGCTGCTAAAGCTAAAGTCCCAGCCAAGAAGGCCACAGGGCCAGGCAAGAAGGCTGCAGGCCAGAAGGCTCCTGCTCAGAAGGCTTCAGGCCAGAAGGCAGCGCCTCCTGCTAAAGGTCAGAAGGGTCAGAAGACCCCAGCCCAGAAGGCGCCTGCTCCAAAGGCAGCTGGCAAGAAAGCGTGa